The following proteins are encoded in a genomic region of Arachis stenosperma cultivar V10309 chromosome 4, arast.V10309.gnm1.PFL2, whole genome shotgun sequence:
- the LOC130973042 gene encoding putative metallophosphoesterase At3g03305: MNLLLLVILCFISFYTPTTAGNGSKTEERVIQTKGAHDSVLWVVQFSDLHFSVHHPDRAIDFHDLVGPALSFINPSLVLITGDLTDGKSKDLLTMKQNEDEWMEYKTVMDSVIQRSGIDKNLFFDLRGNHDNFGVPDVGGSFDFFSKLSINGQLGRTGSVNSVTLETPERKHLFVGLDTTMLTGLRGPTNLFGHPTDQLLSDLDLELSRWDSQSEKPVTKIAFGHFPLSFSAPSGSGRTLEDVFLKHSISAYLCGHLHIKFGKNLKRHHLLGNQFLPFQKLFQTNMHRSSFGSTVNCSSEVPPIQEFWEWEMGDWRWNRAMRILAIDRGHVSFVDLNFKSGAKDVIILPTFPLDSRFMLTSLSHHNYECRNVALSSYETIRSLVFSDSPMVSVMARVYDLQSGSLVLVAEAKMNKHADEASRESLYVAPWNYKAYEDASPDRYWLQIEAKDNMGRSTLSELRPFSINGHNFEFSWSWKEFLVMGCQWAALYFPLFWSALYAMFFILLLPKALLVFPKKIYTYKNFLTNKGLISGVLWILQELCRVHTLWFSWVGYLFYLILFPWFMGYIFTEAKRKGYMTFRGWVIETSDRKGQHEYVGFPDIMVVVLPHLLFVVLPAILVTSALTAERAIYREHMLESSGKKKDDIDLNSRRCNRRTRKLLFVVCLVICMKHFMNCRTLTKAYDMNPVLHFLGYGVSIPLLLAYAIGKTRSA; the protein is encoded by the exons ATGAACCTCCTCCTTCTTGTGATTCTCTGTTTCATCTCCTTCTACACTCCAACAACTGCTGGCAATGGAAGCAAAACAGAAGAAAGGGTGATTCAAACAAAAGGTGCCCATGATTCTGTGCTTTGGGTGGTTCAATTCTCCGACCTCCATTTCAGTGTTCACCATCCTGACAGAGCCATCGATTTCCATGACCTCGTGGGACCCGCACTTTCCTTCATCAACCCCTCCTTGGTCCTCATCACTGGTGATCTTACTG ATGGAAAAAGCAAGGACTTATTAACAATGAAGCAAAATGAGGATGAGTGGATGGAATACAAGACTGTGATGGACAGTGTTATTCAGAGGAGTGGGATTGACAAGAACTTGTTCTTTGACCTGAGAGGCAATCATGATAATTTCGGTGTACCGGATGTTGGAGGTTCGTTCGATTTCTTTTCTAAGCTCAGCATCAATGGACAGTTGGGCAGGACTGGGAGTGTCAATAGTGTTACCCTTGAG ACGCCAGAGCGGAAACATCTCTTTGTTGGGTTAGACACCACAATGTTGACTGGCTTACGAGGTCCAACCAATCTTTTTGGGCATCCCACAGACCAATTACTAAGTGATCTAGACTTGGAACTCTCACGCTGGGATTCTCAGTCAGAAAAACCTGTTACCAAAATCGCCTTTGGGCATTTTCCACTCTCATTTTCCGCACCCTCTGGTTCTGGAAGGACGTTGGAAGATGTTTTCCTAAAGCATTCCATCTCAGCTTACCTGTGTGGGCATCTCCATATCAAATTTGGTAAGAACTTAAAGCGACACCATCTGTTGGGTAATCAGTTTCTACCTTTCCAGAAGCTGTTTCAGACTAACATGCATCGGAGCTCTTTTGGAAGTACTGTAAATTGTTCATCAGAAGTTCCACCAATTCAGGAGTTTTGGGAGTGGGAGATGGGTGATTGGAGATGGAATAGAGCCATGCGAATTTTAGCCATTGATAGAGGCCATGTTTCATTCGTTGATCTCAATTTCAAGTCAGGAGCCAAAGATGTGATTATATTACCCACTTTTCCTTTAGACTCTCGTTTCATGTTGACATCATTATCCCATCACAACTATGAATGTCGAAATGTGGCCCTTTCGTCTTATGAGACAATTAGATCTCTGGTGTTTTCTGATTCTCCAATGGTGTCTGTTATGGCTAGGGTCTATGATTTGCAATCTGGAAGTCTTGTTTTAGTGGCAGAAGCGAAAATGAATAAGCATGCTGACGAGGCTTCCAGGGAGAGCCTCTATGTTGCTCCATGGAATTACAAAGCCTATGAGGATGCTTCTCCTGATAGGTATTGGCTTCAAATTGAAGCAAAAGACAACATGGGCAGATCAACTTTAAGTGAATTAAGGCCATTTTCCATTAATGGTCACAATTTCGAGTTTTCTTGGAGCTGGAAGGAGTTTTTGGTCATGGGATGTCAATGGGCTGCACTATATTTCCCGTTATTCTGGTCTGCTCTttatgctatgttcttcattcttcttcttccaaaaGCTCTTCTTGTTTTTCCAAAGAAGATATACACTTACAAGAACTTCCTCACCAATAAAGGGCTCATAAGTGGTGTTTTATGGATTCTCCAAGAGCTCTGTAGGGTTCACACGTTGTGGTTCAGTTGGGTAGGATACCTATTCTATCTTATATTGTTTCCCTGGTTTATGGGGTATATTTTTACCGAAGCTAAAAGGAAAGGATACATGACCTTTAGAGGCTGGGTTATTGAGACTTCTGATAGAAAGGGGCAGCATGAGTATGTTGGATTTCCGGATATCATGGTGGTGGTTCTTCCCCATCTATTATTCGTGGTTTTGCCTGCAATTTTAGTGACAAGTGCACTGACGGCTGAAAGAGCGATTTACCGGGAGCACATGTTAGAGTCTTCGGGGAAGAAAAAAGATGATATTGATTTGAACAGTAGAAGATGCAACCGACGGACTCGGAAGCTTCTATTTGTGGTGTGCTTGGTGATTTGTATGAAGCATTTTATG AATTGCAGAACTCTGACAAAAGCTTATGACATGAACCCTGTGCTCCATTTCCTGGGGTATGGTGTTTCGATCCCATTGTTGTTGGCATACGCTATCGGCAAAACAAGAAGTGCTTAA
- the LOC130973604 gene encoding chromatin assembly factor 1 subunit FAS1 isoform X2, with protein sequence MSSFINSSQFSLQMAEPMLIDLDAKLPPSKDPKPNRPRNGWSRKKVITMLQNLKTAEEKQAFVESLEKELEGLFSYYREVMDQKVSIELGECGSRNGVVAALMEESELPLSKLVDEIHDKLKNGDNAAAVEQVTHASVKSSVLMLGQRMMYGVANADADILEDQSKSCFWCWETRDMKLIPKSVRGQFVVRRTCRKRIHERITAVSEMISSMKNLESERNYNKGILKASTKLGKAITEADIRLLVDGLFQKNSIDMDKKKANLEEKLLVKQLEKNRRESEKEKESMTSEMKREMQPGELDSKLLQGEAQNDEKSGEKRKQQKQADEAVKSQRRREKEEAELKKKRSIQKQASLMERFLKRTKTDSNPAFQNDDVPPKEIAPDLSNNKSESVTDSATLSMDSTFASSSEIVLENIRKLHFSTWRNLGQLIRSNRKQRWGLRQKPRTEIFKELKLTGSKSDANYDELGMEGLEDRPGECSSDIGSSPMNVDSSPPEAKKYSRAKQLLQFDKAHRPAFYGIWPTKSNAVGPRHPLRKDPILDYDVSSDEEWEEEEPGESLSDCDKDEDESPEDCPKSDEESEDGFFVPDGYLSEDEGAQVDGMEIDIETEGVDSTPSSKDDSENEEFYALLRHQKYLNSLTEHALRKNQPLIITNLTHNQGLLLDRSLSGTPKQEQTFLQALSMCVIPGGSYIEISIEKVQDEDHETCLPNDKGGATPLSDMAHILDSDLPIIVTTIQNCSQSINKVLGSLQQKFPSVSKSLLKNKVREVSDYVDNRWQVKKEVLLKLGLPVNPEKRSIAAFFFKRCLPPVDGSMRPGEISPISSLKSHSGSNQEQQQSSYNI encoded by the exons ATGTCCTCGTTTATCAATTCTAGTCAATTTTCTCTGCAAATGGCAGAACCGATGTTAATCGATCTTGACGCCAAACTCCCTCCTTCCAAAGATCCAAAACCTAATCGACCCAGAAACGGTTGGAGTCGCAAGAAGGTTATCACGATGTTGCAGAATCTGAAGACCGCTGAGGAGAAGCAAGCGTTCGTCGAATCGCTCGAAAAGGAGCTTGAAGGATTGTTCAGTTACTACAGGGAAGTGATGGATCAGAAGGTTAGCATTGAGCTTGGAGAGTGCGGTTCTAGAAACGGTGTTGTTGCTGCGCTTATGGAGGAGAGCGAGCTTCCGCTGTCGAAGCTTGTGGATGAGATTCATGACAAATTGAAGAATGGTGATAATGCTGCAGCGGTGGAGCAAGTGACTCACGCGTCTGTGAAGAGCAGCGTGCTTATGTTGGGACAGAGGATGATGTACGGTGTGGCCAATGCCGATGCTGATATATTAGAGGACCAATCCAAATCCTGtttttggtgttgggag ACCAGGGATATGAAATTGATTCCCAAATCTGTTCGAGGACAGTTTGTCGTTCGGCGTACTTGCAGGAAAAGAATACATGAGAGGATAACAGCTGTCTCTG AAATGATATCCTCAATGAAGAATCTAGAGAGTGAGCGAAATTAcaataaaggaatattgaagGCATCAACAAAGCTTGGTAAAGCTATTACTGAGGCAGATATCCGTTTGTTAGTGGATGGATTGTTTCAGAAAAACAGCATAGACAT GGATAAGAAGAAAGCAAACCTAGAAGAAAAATTGCTTGTTAAGCAGCTGGAAAAAAATAGGAGGGAaagtgagaaagagaaagaaagcatgaccagtgaaatgaaaagagaaaTGCAGCCTGGA GAATTAGATTCGAAATTGTTGCAAGGTGAAGCACAAAATGATGAGAAAAGTGGTGAAAAGAGGAAACAGCAAAAGCAGGCAGATGAAGCAGTAAAGAGTCAACGTCGccgagagaaagaagaagctgaaCTGAAAAAGAAGCGTTCTATACAAAAGCAAGCCTCACTCATGGAACGTTTTCTTAAAAGAACTAAAACTGATAGTAACCCTGCATTTCAGAATGATGATGTCCCACCCAAAGAAATTGCACCTGATTTGTCTAATAATAAGAGTGAAAGTGTGACTGACTCAGCTACTCTTTCAATGGATAGTACTTTTGCATCAAGTAGTGAAATTGTGCTTGAGAATATTCGCAA GTTACACTTTTCAACATGGCGCAATTTAGGTCAGTTAATTAGGTCAAACAGAAAACAAAGATGGGGTTTACGTCAAAAACCCAGGACTGAGATTTTTAAGGAACTTAAGCTGACGGGTTCTAAATCTGATGCTAATTATGATGAGTTGGGCATGGAAGGACTTGAAGACAGACCGGGAGAATGCAGTTCTGATATTGGATCATCCCCAATGAATGTAGATAGTTCACCTCCTGAGGCTAAGAAGTACTCTCGGGCAAAACAATTATTGCAGTTTGATAAAGCTCATAGACCTGCCTTTTATGGTATTTGGCCCACAAAAAG TAATGCTGTTGGACCACGCCATCCTTTAAGAAAGGACCCAATCCTGGATTATGATGTCAGCAGTGATGAGGAATGGGAAGAG GAGGAACCTGGTGAAAGTCTTTCAGATTGTGACAAAGATGAAGATGAATCTCCAGAGGATTGTCCCAAATCTGATGAAGAAAGTGAAGATGGGTTTTTTGTACCTGACGGATATCTCTCAGAAGATGAG GGTGCACAAGTGGACGGAATGGAAATTGACATTGAAACTGAGGGGGTTGATAGCACGCCAAGCAGTAAGGATGACAGTGAAAACGAGGAGTTTTATGCATTACTTCGACATCAGAAATATTTAAACAGTTTGACAGAGCATGCTCTTCGAAAAAATCAACCGTTGATTATAACAAATTTGACTCATAACCAGGGTCTGTTATTGGATCGAAGTCTAAGTGGAACTCCTAAACAGGAGCAAACGTTCTTGCAGGCCTTGAGTATGTGTGTAATACCTGGTGGCTCATATATAGAAATATCTATAGAGAAAGTGCAAGATGAGGACCACGAAACCTGTCTCCCTAATGATAAAGGTGGTGCTACTCCTTTGTCTGATATGGCTCATATACTGGACTCAGACCTACCAATAATT GTTACTACTATTCAGAATTGTTCTCAGAGCATAAATAAAGTGTTAGGGTCTTTGCAACAAAAATTCCCATCTGTCTCAAAGTCCCTACTAAAGAATAAAGTGCGTGAAGTATCAGACTATGTTGATAACCGCTGGCAG GTGAAGAAGGAAGTTTTACTTAAGCTTGGTTTGCCTGTTAACCCTG AAAAGAGAAGCATTGCTGCATTTTTCTTCAAAAGATGCTTGCCACCTGTGGATGGAAGTATGAGACCCGGTGAAATTTCACCAATATCATCCCTGAAATCACATTCTGGCAGTAATCAAGAACAACAGCAGAGTTCGTACAACATCTAG
- the LOC130973604 gene encoding chromatin assembly factor 1 subunit FAS1 isoform X1, giving the protein MSSFINSSQFSLQMAEPMLIDLDAKLPPSKDPKPNRPRNGWSRKKVITMLQNLKTAEEKQAFVESLEKELEGLFSYYREVMDQKVSIELGECGSRNGVVAALMEESELPLSKLVDEIHDKLKNGDNAAAVEQVTHASVKSSVLMLGQRMMYGVANADADILEDQSKSCFWCWETRDMKLIPKSVRGQFVVRRTCRKRIHERITAVSEMISSMKNLESERNYNKGILKASTKLGKAITEADIRLLVDGLFQKNSIDMDKKKANLEEKLLVKQLEKNRRESEKEKESMTSEMKREMQPGELDSKLLQGEAQNDEKSGEKRKQQKQADEAVKSQRRREKEEAELKKKRSIQKQASLMERFLKRTKTDSNPAFQNDDVPPKEIAPDLSNNKSESVTDSATLSMDSTFASSSEIVLENIRKLHFSTWRNLGQLIRSNRKQRWGLRQKPRTEIFKELKLTGSKSDANYDELGMEGLEDRPGECSSDIGSSPMNVDSSPPEAKKYSRAKQLLQFDKAHRPAFYGIWPTKSNAVGPRHPLRKDPILDYDVSSDEEWEEEEPGESLSDCDKDEDESPEDCPKSDEESEDGFFVPDGYLSEDEGAQVDGMEIDIETEGVDSTPSSKDDSENEEFYALLRHQKYLNSLTEHALRKNQPLIITNLTHNQGLLLDRSLSGTPKQEQTFLQALSMCVIPGGSYIEISIEKVQDEDHETCLPNDKGGATPLSDMAHILDSDLPIIVTTIQNCSQSINKVLGSLQQKFPSVSKSLLKNKVREVSDYVDNRWQVKKEVLLKLGLPVNPDAEKRSIAAFFFKRCLPPVDGSMRPGEISPISSLKSHSGSNQEQQQSSYNI; this is encoded by the exons ATGTCCTCGTTTATCAATTCTAGTCAATTTTCTCTGCAAATGGCAGAACCGATGTTAATCGATCTTGACGCCAAACTCCCTCCTTCCAAAGATCCAAAACCTAATCGACCCAGAAACGGTTGGAGTCGCAAGAAGGTTATCACGATGTTGCAGAATCTGAAGACCGCTGAGGAGAAGCAAGCGTTCGTCGAATCGCTCGAAAAGGAGCTTGAAGGATTGTTCAGTTACTACAGGGAAGTGATGGATCAGAAGGTTAGCATTGAGCTTGGAGAGTGCGGTTCTAGAAACGGTGTTGTTGCTGCGCTTATGGAGGAGAGCGAGCTTCCGCTGTCGAAGCTTGTGGATGAGATTCATGACAAATTGAAGAATGGTGATAATGCTGCAGCGGTGGAGCAAGTGACTCACGCGTCTGTGAAGAGCAGCGTGCTTATGTTGGGACAGAGGATGATGTACGGTGTGGCCAATGCCGATGCTGATATATTAGAGGACCAATCCAAATCCTGtttttggtgttgggag ACCAGGGATATGAAATTGATTCCCAAATCTGTTCGAGGACAGTTTGTCGTTCGGCGTACTTGCAGGAAAAGAATACATGAGAGGATAACAGCTGTCTCTG AAATGATATCCTCAATGAAGAATCTAGAGAGTGAGCGAAATTAcaataaaggaatattgaagGCATCAACAAAGCTTGGTAAAGCTATTACTGAGGCAGATATCCGTTTGTTAGTGGATGGATTGTTTCAGAAAAACAGCATAGACAT GGATAAGAAGAAAGCAAACCTAGAAGAAAAATTGCTTGTTAAGCAGCTGGAAAAAAATAGGAGGGAaagtgagaaagagaaagaaagcatgaccagtgaaatgaaaagagaaaTGCAGCCTGGA GAATTAGATTCGAAATTGTTGCAAGGTGAAGCACAAAATGATGAGAAAAGTGGTGAAAAGAGGAAACAGCAAAAGCAGGCAGATGAAGCAGTAAAGAGTCAACGTCGccgagagaaagaagaagctgaaCTGAAAAAGAAGCGTTCTATACAAAAGCAAGCCTCACTCATGGAACGTTTTCTTAAAAGAACTAAAACTGATAGTAACCCTGCATTTCAGAATGATGATGTCCCACCCAAAGAAATTGCACCTGATTTGTCTAATAATAAGAGTGAAAGTGTGACTGACTCAGCTACTCTTTCAATGGATAGTACTTTTGCATCAAGTAGTGAAATTGTGCTTGAGAATATTCGCAA GTTACACTTTTCAACATGGCGCAATTTAGGTCAGTTAATTAGGTCAAACAGAAAACAAAGATGGGGTTTACGTCAAAAACCCAGGACTGAGATTTTTAAGGAACTTAAGCTGACGGGTTCTAAATCTGATGCTAATTATGATGAGTTGGGCATGGAAGGACTTGAAGACAGACCGGGAGAATGCAGTTCTGATATTGGATCATCCCCAATGAATGTAGATAGTTCACCTCCTGAGGCTAAGAAGTACTCTCGGGCAAAACAATTATTGCAGTTTGATAAAGCTCATAGACCTGCCTTTTATGGTATTTGGCCCACAAAAAG TAATGCTGTTGGACCACGCCATCCTTTAAGAAAGGACCCAATCCTGGATTATGATGTCAGCAGTGATGAGGAATGGGAAGAG GAGGAACCTGGTGAAAGTCTTTCAGATTGTGACAAAGATGAAGATGAATCTCCAGAGGATTGTCCCAAATCTGATGAAGAAAGTGAAGATGGGTTTTTTGTACCTGACGGATATCTCTCAGAAGATGAG GGTGCACAAGTGGACGGAATGGAAATTGACATTGAAACTGAGGGGGTTGATAGCACGCCAAGCAGTAAGGATGACAGTGAAAACGAGGAGTTTTATGCATTACTTCGACATCAGAAATATTTAAACAGTTTGACAGAGCATGCTCTTCGAAAAAATCAACCGTTGATTATAACAAATTTGACTCATAACCAGGGTCTGTTATTGGATCGAAGTCTAAGTGGAACTCCTAAACAGGAGCAAACGTTCTTGCAGGCCTTGAGTATGTGTGTAATACCTGGTGGCTCATATATAGAAATATCTATAGAGAAAGTGCAAGATGAGGACCACGAAACCTGTCTCCCTAATGATAAAGGTGGTGCTACTCCTTTGTCTGATATGGCTCATATACTGGACTCAGACCTACCAATAATT GTTACTACTATTCAGAATTGTTCTCAGAGCATAAATAAAGTGTTAGGGTCTTTGCAACAAAAATTCCCATCTGTCTCAAAGTCCCTACTAAAGAATAAAGTGCGTGAAGTATCAGACTATGTTGATAACCGCTGGCAG GTGAAGAAGGAAGTTTTACTTAAGCTTGGTTTGCCTGTTAACCCTG ATGCAGAAAAGAGAAGCATTGCTGCATTTTTCTTCAAAAGATGCTTGCCACCTGTGGATGGAAGTATGAGACCCGGTGAAATTTCACCAATATCATCCCTGAAATCACATTCTGGCAGTAATCAAGAACAACAGCAGAGTTCGTACAACATCTAG
- the LOC130975735 gene encoding uncharacterized protein LOC130975735 produces MSEIQVGEEIIITMSSEEESVLVLVHCSGKIKKKSKKYGVKFTNREPLSVFVSSSSTLSDVKNSILQKLGVFGSKLVKKIFYKIPIAVVSSGVQYDTFVLAADEDIRVLFHCVRSFPEVRIHELYVKLEVAVDSSGALAPVHSSTAVGCAYYSVPAIWPSVSQVASPSFVANLVRMEAVRSVPFPNQGVRQQAFEGESGRAIVDEVQGFGDPDRVENAMRDDDSDQEPVNIFGDSDDDTGANPHAQQALSSSGTQQYPPHFSTLNLEALGEHPAGVATVGGSSIEFQIGQSFQSKDEAVLSVKDYSIRRGVEY; encoded by the coding sequence ATGAGTGAGATTCAAGTTGGTGAAGAGATCATTATCACAATGTCAAGTGAGGAAGAGAGTGTTCTTGTCTTAGTGCATTGCTCtgggaaaataaaaaaaaaaagcaaaaaatatgGTGTGAAGTTCACTAACAGAGAACCGTTGAGTGTATTTGTTAGTTCATCAAGCACTTTGTCGGATGTGAAGAATAGCATCTTGCAGAAGCTTGGGGTATTTGGGAGTAAGTTGGTGAAGAAGATTTTCTACAAGATTCCCATCGCTGTAGTCTCGAGCGGTGTTCAGTATGATACATTCGTGTTAGCGGCTGACGAAGATATTAGGGTTCTGTTTCATTGCGTAAGGAGTTTTCCGGAGGTCAGAATACACGAGCTGTATGTGAAGTTGGAGGTTGCTGTCGATAGTTCTGGGGCATTGGCTCCTGTTCATAGCTCGACTGCCGTAGGCTGTGCGTATTATTCGGTACCTGCGATCTGGCCATCTGTTTCGCAGGTTGCATCACCTTCCTTCGTGGCTAATTTGGTACGAATGGAGGCAGTTCGTTCTGTACCTTTCCCTAATCAAGGGGTCCGACAGCAGGCATTTGAGGGGGAGTCAGGTCGTGCCATAGTTGATGAAGTTCAAGGCTTTGGGGATCCTGATCGAGTAGAGAATGCAATGCGGGACGATGACTCTGACCAGGAGCCTGTAAATATCTTTGGAGACAGCGATGATGACACCGGTGCTAATCCACATGCACAACAAGCGCTTTCAAGTTCTGGCACACAGCAGTACCCTCCACACTTCTCCACTCTAAACTTGGAGGCTCTGGGTGAACACCCGGCAGGAGTTGCTACAGTTGGGGGTTCATCTATAGAATTTCAGATTGGGCAATCCTTCCAGAGTAAAGATGAAGCTGTTCTGAGTGTGAAGGACTATAGCATCCGTCGAGGTGTTGAGTACTGA